The Pempheris klunzingeri isolate RE-2024b chromosome 16, fPemKlu1.hap1, whole genome shotgun sequence genome includes the window ATAGACGGGTGTATTAGTAGATGCATTTAAGTACAAATACagtgtaaaacaacaaaataaccaTTGCTTTTTACCCCTATGAAGGAGCAAAAGTCAATATGCCCGGCTACAACAAAGATGAGGACACACCtttacacacagcagccagATTTGGCGTGCCGGAGCTGGTGTCTCTCTACTTGGCCCACAGGGCATCTGTGGATGCAATTAACTCTCTCCAGGAGACTCCCCTGATGGCCGCGGTTTTCTGGACGTTTGATGCTAGAGAGCAAACCTACAGCCAGGATCACCACATTGTCTGTCGCCTCCTGTTGGACCACAAGGCAGGTGAGTTTTTGGGCCAGCAGTTGTACATGAATTTTgcttttttacttatttttgcCATTGTTATGTACTATGGAGGCTTTAAATTGtgtcttattcttatttctcCTCTGTGCCAGATCCGAACCGCCAGGAGGAGGACAATAAAACGGCTCTTCACAAGGCGGCCTGGAATTGCGATCACGTCGTGATGCAGATGCTGCTGGAGGCCGGAGCAGATACACGAGCCATGGACATCAACGGCTGTTCCCCCATTCAGTACCTCCTCAAAGTGACTGATGTCAGGCCTATGGCCATACCTGAGCTCtgctttcagctgctgctcaacTACAACACAGCCCGGATCTACCCACCACAGTTCCACAAGGTACACAGGCGTGGTACACTCGCAAAAGGTCTTGTGCTGTATAATGAcgtgttgtgtgttgttttgtgcagGTGCTGCAGTCCTGCCATGACTACCCCAGAGCAGTAGAAATCATGGTCAACTCCTATGAACATTTAAAACCCACAAAGAAGTGGAGACCTGCCATTCCTGATGACTGCTACAAGGTAAAGTATCAGCTGTACATgaagtgtgttcagtgttgagTGTCATCACAAAAAATATCTTCCCCCCACACTTGACTTTGCGTAATAATTCAAGTCCTACCacaatgttttgtttacttcctcAGCGTCACAAAGACTTCTACGACTCTTTGTTTGCCGTTTGCACCAACACTCCTCGCAGCCTTCTTCACCTGACCAGATGTGCCATCAGAGCCAACCTGAGGTTCTGCCATAAAGGTGTAGCACAACTGCCTCTGCCAGCTCCCATGAAGAACTACTTATTACTGGAACCTGAGGGGATACTGTACTGATCTGTTCAGCTACTGTATGGGAAGACGCTCAAATACGTAACCTGATGATTTCTATAGAGACATTTACTGCCTGTCTGCACACTGTGGAAAGTGAACATGCTGCCAGTTGGAGCAGGCAGGCGTGCCTTATATAGTTTTGCCTCGCGTACCATTACTGGACGCTTTGGTTTGGATTTTTGCCTGccttttctctaatctttgtattatttatatattaatcatGTGACATCATAAGTAAATATCATCAGTCTTTCTTGCAGCTATTTTTTGCAGCTATCTCTGTTGCAGAGTCACTTCATACTTCAGAGAATCCAAATCTGCTTGGCAACCTGCCTTAATGTTCACTCTCAAGCTCATGCGCTCATGATACTCCACTATTTGCAGAACAAACACTTGACAAAGCCCTCCACAATAAGTGCTTGCGTTGCCTGTGGAGTGTACACGTTGCCATGGATATGCA containing:
- the asb4 gene encoding ankyrin repeat and SOCS box protein 4, coding for MIDTVIISICAFIFKLLHAVWGTLVSHEERGPSVTKVMEELSPRQLAVKKLKLQFLEALQANNAQEVLQILHTGKLDIDTVLEVDDPSMVLASYKQGYWLPGYKLEKSWAMGIHVCVMYNALETALVLLQEGAAINHMPNGKTPLHVACEVSNADFVALLLAHGAKVKSLSLSGHTALHYCITRESVDCAKQLILKGAKVNMPGYNKDEDTPLHTAARFGVPELVSLYLAHRASVDAINSLQETPLMAAVFWTFDAREQTYSQDHHIVCRLLLDHKADPNRQEEDNKTALHKAAWNCDHVVMQMLLEAGADTRAMDINGCSPIQYLLKVTDVRPMAIPELCFQLLLNYNTARIYPPQFHKVLQSCHDYPRAVEIMVNSYEHLKPTKKWRPAIPDDCYKRHKDFYDSLFAVCTNTPRSLLHLTRCAIRANLRFCHKGVAQLPLPAPMKNYLLLEPEGILY